Genomic DNA from Candidatus Caldatribacterium sp.:
AGACCTGTCCCGGAGCCGAGGACCAGGAGGTCATGGAGTTAGCCAGAAGGGAAAGACGGGTCCTTTTAACTGAGGACAAGGATTTCGGACATTTGGCATACCTTTCAGGAATACCGAGGATTGGAGTGATTCTTTTGCGGTTTCCAGCAAGGGCAAGACATGATCTGTGCAATGCCGTTTTGAGCTTGATACGCCGGGAAGGTCCTAAGCTTGAGGAATCCTTTGTTGTACTGGAACCCGGGCGAATTCGTATAAGGCGATTCATATAATAAAGGTCTCTCAGCCTGCTAATCAGCCGTAGAAAGACCCTGTTTTTAAGAACGTACTGGCGATGCGGATCGTTTTCGTGGATGAGCGCTTGGGGTGGAAAGTTGCCTACCACCTTGGGTTGCGATGATTATTGCTTCACCAGGCGAAAATATGAGGTTCGCAATGGCAGCCAAAGAAACCGCAAAAGTAATGTGCATTCTTCGGCTTTTTACACGAACGAATCGAAAGAAAGGAGGTTGAGGAATGTCCTCTAAGATTGTTATCGAGATACCTCGAGAAGTCCTCCATGCCACTCGCATGACGCCCCAGGAGCTGAAGTGCGAGCTGGCGGTGTACCTCTTTCAGCAGGGGAAACTCTCTTTTGGTAAAGCTCGGGAGATGGCGGATATGACTGCCTGGGCTTTCCAGCAATTATTGGGCGCAAGAGGTATCCCCGTTCATTATACTCTCGAGGATTATGAGAAAGATGTAGCCACACTGAAGGGACTTGGCCGCCTATGAGTGTCGTGAGTAATGCTTCTGCGCTGATCAATCTGGCACGGATTGGCAAGCTCGACCTGCTTCACAAGCTCTACGGTGAACTCATTATCCCTGAAGCCGTGTGGCAAGAGGTCGTGGTGGAGGGAGCAGGGCAACCAGGGGCAGATGAAGCCAGAAGAGCCTCCTGGATAAAGCGATGTTCGGTCACCAACAAACGGCTTGTGCAGGCTTTGCGGCAGGAACTCGATGGGGGGAAGCCGAGGCCATTGCTCTCTAAAACAGGTTTTGGGATGAACCAGGTAACTCAAGAAAAAGGCGTACTCTAAGGCCGGTCAACTAATGCAGTCAGCGTGGAGCAGCACTAAAAAGCCAATACAAAGGCTCTTCAGTACTTTTCCAAATCCGGGGGAGAAGTTCTGCAAACTTCCTGAAACCACCGCCAGATTTTGCTTGCACACTGTAGAGCCTTTTCTGCGTCGCCCTTCGATGGTTCTCCGGAAGGAAGCAAACCCAGCCCTGCGGGGTATCTCGCCTGGTAGATGCTGGTGAGAAAGACCGACTCTTCTTCAGAGAGTGGAGGATTACTCCCAAGTTTCCTCAGGGCAACACACAGGTCGAGGATATTATGCGTCCTGGGTGGTGGGATCTCCTTCTCCACCAGCAAAGCCTTTAGAACTTTCTCTACCGCTTGCTGGGCGTGGTAGTAGGCCATCCGGTAGAAACCCCGCTCAAAAAGACACTCACCGGATTGGAGTTCCTCTTCGGCGATGCTCAACCATTCCCGGGTTTCCCTTTTCATAGAGAATTTTCCCTGTCTTCATAATGTCATGGACGAAGGAAATTTTCTCTTCAAGCATTGTTTCGATTTCAGAAGGGCTGTAGACAAAGAGGTCAATACCCACCCTGGGTCGTACCAATCGTACAACCTCAAGAATCCGCTCAATGGGCCTTTTTTCGGTCTCCTTGATGATGAGAAGGTCGATGTCACTCCACTCGTGGACATGCCCCCTGGCGAGAGAACCAAAAAGGACGATTTTTTCAGGTTGATACTTTTCGATAAGGAGCGTTACTATTCGCGAAAGCTCCTCCTCGAGTAGAGTTCTCCTCTCTTCAACTGTAAAGAGCCTCGACACTCCCTCTTCGCCTCCGCCATTCTCGCCGTACATCATGATACCACAGAGGGATGGTGAGCCGATAGAGCTTTTCTGACCTGGTGAAATAGGGTGACACTATGGGAAGAGACCCTAAGGCTTTTCAGGGGACGTGCTTTTGTCTGTCGCTGCAAGGTCATTGTTTCGTTTTCGAAGTAGTTTCTTTTGGGAGGCTATAAGATCGCTTCGTCGCTTCGCTCCTCGCGATGACCGAAAAAAGAGACCCTCGCGATGACCGAAAAAAGAGGCCCTCGCGATGACCGAAAAAAGGTCCCGCGATGACCGGAAAAAGAAGTCCTTGCGATGGCCGGAAAGAAAGGCCTTGCGATGGCTGGAGGGGAAGATCCTCGCGGTGACGGGGAAAGCGTCCTCGCAAGGACAAGCAAGGAGGTCACTGCGAGGTCGTCGTTTCGTCTCCGAAGCAGTCTCTTACGGAGGGGGATGTGAGACTGCTTCGTCGTTTTCCTCCTCGCAGCGACAAACTAAAAGGATTCGATGACCGGAAAAAGC
This window encodes:
- a CDS encoding DUF5615 family PIN-like protein, giving the protein TCPGAEDQEVMELARRERRVLLTEDKDFGHLAYLSGIPRIGVILLRFPARARHDLCNAVLSLIRREGPKLEESFVVLEPGRIRIRRFI
- a CDS encoding UPF0175 family protein, yielding MSSKIVIEIPREVLHATRMTPQELKCELAVYLFQQGKLSFGKAREMADMTAWAFQQLLGARGIPVHYTLEDYEKDVATLKGLGRL
- a CDS encoding HEPN domain-containing protein, with translation MKRETREWLSIAEEELQSGECLFERGFYRMAYYHAQQAVEKVLKALLVEKEIPPPRTHNILDLCVALRKLGSNPPLSEEESVFLTSIYQARYPAGLGLLPSGEPSKGDAEKALQCASKIWRWFQEVCRTSPPDLEKY
- a CDS encoding nucleotidyltransferase domain-containing protein, which encodes MYGENGGGEEGVSRLFTVEERRTLLEEELSRIVTLLIEKYQPEKIVLFGSLARGHVHEWSDIDLLIIKETEKRPIERILEVVRLVRPRVGIDLFVYSPSEIETMLEEKISFVHDIMKTGKILYEKGNPGMVEHRRRGTPIR